A window from Oncorhynchus mykiss isolate Arlee chromosome 9, USDA_OmykA_1.1, whole genome shotgun sequence encodes these proteins:
- the fkb1a gene encoding FK506-binding protein 1A, translating to MGVEIETITPGDGQTFPKKGQTCVVHYVGSLTDGTKFDSSRDRGKPFKFKIGKQEVIRGWEEGVGQMSVGQRATLTCTPDFAYGSKGHPGIIPPNSTLIFDVELMGLE from the exons ATGGGAGTAGAAATCGAGACCATAACCCCGGGTGATG GACAGACATTTCCCAAAAAAGGACAGACATGCGTTGTGCATTATGTCG GCTCACTGACTGATGGAACCAAGTTTGACTCTTCCCGGGACAGAGGCAAGCCTTTCAAGTTCAAGATTGGCAAGCAGGAGGTGATCCGTGGCTGGGAGGAGGGGGTTGGCCAG ATGAGTGTGGGCCAGAGGGCAACTCTGACCTGCACGCCGGACTTTGCCTATGGCAGCAAAGGGCACCCTGGTATCATCCCACCCAACTCTACCCTCATCTTTGACGTGGAGCTGATGGGCCTGGAGTGA
- the LOC110532498 gene encoding syntaphilin-like isoform X1: protein MSLPPSRKPSAGQRRRSVATSSGRHSHSNASNTNTYPTNTYPGRASEGSPTARTYPGTPRCQKKHTTCSDNHGICPPTPEQYLTPLQQKEVCIRHLRARLRENVEILQHRDSEITEMRTQLCRMQEDWIEEECHRVEAQLALKEARREIQHLHEVVETVRSNLGTPEKSPHNQKPYLSPQGPRPVKSRSCGCSPASTMNRSTTYTRLSSEGLHLDRNGNVPGPDLRAAARAEGGRTHLLLEAALLSEQNPVGSARGPFSSTMPHSSTYERLYSGGAVLPVSHSCHSLGNSCRCSGHTCLPHHHLFLHLPQEEPPAAMAAAAADPVTDVKPEVRSQACSPTMTWVSEEGGGEELSIISLATTDITPAYSEQQPFPPFLSSSPPPQLSYNLEPLPPDGPVEMTIMPTVAQTCQPKPVSLYSLERQGSVTVVEKEEAVEVEGEIVVEGEEGEEGAPQRNFWSRYFLVDLLAVAMPVVPTVAWLCHGAPREVMPVYHIGSLLRGCCAVALHSLRRRGCGRGHEPTSMNGATDI from the exons ATGTCACTCCCTCCCAGTCGGAAGCCCTCTGCAGGTCAGCGCAG GCGGTCAGTGGCTACTAGCAGTGGGCGCCATTCCCATAGCAATGCCTCCAATACCAACACTTACCCCACCAACACTTATCCTGGCAGGGCTAGTGAGGGCAGTCCTACAGCCCGGACATACCCTGGCACACCCAG GTGTCAGAAGAAGCACACCACCTGCAGTGATAACCATGGGATCTGTCCCCCCACACCAGAGCAGTACCTCACACCCCTGCAGCAGAAGGAGGTGTGTATCAGACACCTGCGAGCCAGGCTAAGGGAGAATGTTGAGATACTGCAGCACAG ggacAGTGAGATAACTGAGATGAGGACCCAGCTGTGTCGGATGCAAGAGGACTGGATAGAGGAGGAGTGTCATCGTGTGGAGGCCCAGCTTGCTCTAAAGGAGGCGCGCAGGGAGATCCAGCACCTACATGAGGTTGTGGAGACAGTACGATCAAATCTCGGCACCCCAGAAAAATCCCCCCACAACCAAAAGCCATACCTTTCACCGCAGGGACCCAGACCAGTCAAGTCCCGCTCATGTGGTTGCTCCCCAGCCAGCACCATGAACCGCAGCACCACCTACACCCGGCTGAGCAGTGAGGGCCTGCATCTGGACCGCAACGGAAACGTCCCAGGGCCTGACCTGCGTGCAGCGGCACGGGCAGAAGGGGGACGGACCCACCTGCTCCTGGAAGCAGCCCTTCTGTCAGAACAAAACCCAGTCGGCTCCGCCCGTGGCCCCTTCTCCTCCACCATGCCACACTCCTCCACCTACGAGAGACTGTACAGCGGGGGGGCTGTCCTGCCCGTCTCCCACTCCTGCCATTCCCTAGGTAACAGCTGCAGATGCAGCGGACACACCTGCCTCCCGCATCACCACCTCTTCCTGCACCTCCCTCAGGAGGAGCCCCCGGCTGCAATGGCAGCGGCTGCTGCAGACCCCGTGACAGATGTGAAACCAGAGGTCCGATCCCAGGCCTGCAGCCCCACCATGACCTGGGTCtcagaggaaggagggggagaagagctAAGCATCATCTCCCTGGCAACAACCGACATCACCCCAGCCTACTCTGAACAACAACCGTTTCCTCCCTTCttgtcttcctcccctcctccccagctCTCCTACAACCTAGAACCACTGCCTCCAGATGGCCCAGTGGAGATGACAATAATGCCAACAGTGGCCCAAACCTGCCAGCCCAAGCCTGTGTCATTGTATTCACTAGAGAGGCAAGGGAGTGTGAcagtggtggagaaggaggaggctgTTGAAGTTGAAGGTGAAATTGTTGTGGAAGGGGAAGAGGGCGAGGAGGGGGCTCCCCAGCGGAACTTCTGGAGCCGATACTTCCTGGTGGACCTGTTGGCGGTGGCCATGCCGGTAGTGCCGACAGTGGCCTGGCTGTGCCATGGGGCCCCTCGGGAGGTCATGCCTGTCTACCACATTGGCTCTCTGCTACGGGGTTGCTGCGCTGTGGCCCTTCACTCTCTGCGACGCAGGGGATGTGGCCGGGGCCATGAACCCACAAGCATGAATGGGGCGACCGATATCTGA
- the LOC110532498 gene encoding syntaphilin-like isoform X2, with protein sequence MPPIPTLTPPTLILAGLVRAVLQPGHTLAHPGVRRSTPPAVITMGSVPPHQSSTSHPCSRRRDSEITEMRTQLCRMQEDWIEEECHRVEAQLALKEARREIQHLHEVVETVRSNLGTPEKSPHNQKPYLSPQGPRPVKSRSCGCSPASTMNRSTTYTRLSSEGLHLDRNGNVPGPDLRAAARAEGGRTHLLLEAALLSEQNPVGSARGPFSSTMPHSSTYERLYSGGAVLPVSHSCHSLGNSCRCSGHTCLPHHHLFLHLPQEEPPAAMAAAAADPVTDVKPEVRSQACSPTMTWVSEEGGGEELSIISLATTDITPAYSEQQPFPPFLSSSPPPQLSYNLEPLPPDGPVEMTIMPTVAQTCQPKPVSLYSLERQGSVTVVEKEEAVEVEGEIVVEGEEGEEGAPQRNFWSRYFLVDLLAVAMPVVPTVAWLCHGAPREVMPVYHIGSLLRGCCAVALHSLRRRGCGRGHEPTSMNGATDI encoded by the exons ATGCCTCCAATACCAACACTTACCCCACCAACACTTATCCTGGCAGGGCTAGTGAGGGCAGTCCTACAGCCCGGACATACCCTGGCACACCCAG GTGTCAGAAGAAGCACACCACCTGCAGTGATAACCATGGGATCTGTCCCCCCACACCAGAGCAGTACCTCACACCCCTGCAGCAGAAGGAG ggacAGTGAGATAACTGAGATGAGGACCCAGCTGTGTCGGATGCAAGAGGACTGGATAGAGGAGGAGTGTCATCGTGTGGAGGCCCAGCTTGCTCTAAAGGAGGCGCGCAGGGAGATCCAGCACCTACATGAGGTTGTGGAGACAGTACGATCAAATCTCGGCACCCCAGAAAAATCCCCCCACAACCAAAAGCCATACCTTTCACCGCAGGGACCCAGACCAGTCAAGTCCCGCTCATGTGGTTGCTCCCCAGCCAGCACCATGAACCGCAGCACCACCTACACCCGGCTGAGCAGTGAGGGCCTGCATCTGGACCGCAACGGAAACGTCCCAGGGCCTGACCTGCGTGCAGCGGCACGGGCAGAAGGGGGACGGACCCACCTGCTCCTGGAAGCAGCCCTTCTGTCAGAACAAAACCCAGTCGGCTCCGCCCGTGGCCCCTTCTCCTCCACCATGCCACACTCCTCCACCTACGAGAGACTGTACAGCGGGGGGGCTGTCCTGCCCGTCTCCCACTCCTGCCATTCCCTAGGTAACAGCTGCAGATGCAGCGGACACACCTGCCTCCCGCATCACCACCTCTTCCTGCACCTCCCTCAGGAGGAGCCCCCGGCTGCAATGGCAGCGGCTGCTGCAGACCCCGTGACAGATGTGAAACCAGAGGTCCGATCCCAGGCCTGCAGCCCCACCATGACCTGGGTCtcagaggaaggagggggagaagagctAAGCATCATCTCCCTGGCAACAACCGACATCACCCCAGCCTACTCTGAACAACAACCGTTTCCTCCCTTCttgtcttcctcccctcctccccagctCTCCTACAACCTAGAACCACTGCCTCCAGATGGCCCAGTGGAGATGACAATAATGCCAACAGTGGCCCAAACCTGCCAGCCCAAGCCTGTGTCATTGTATTCACTAGAGAGGCAAGGGAGTGTGAcagtggtggagaaggaggaggctgTTGAAGTTGAAGGTGAAATTGTTGTGGAAGGGGAAGAGGGCGAGGAGGGGGCTCCCCAGCGGAACTTCTGGAGCCGATACTTCCTGGTGGACCTGTTGGCGGTGGCCATGCCGGTAGTGCCGACAGTGGCCTGGCTGTGCCATGGGGCCCCTCGGGAGGTCATGCCTGTCTACCACATTGGCTCTCTGCTACGGGGTTGCTGCGCTGTGGCCCTTCACTCTCTGCGACGCAGGGGATGTGGCCGGGGCCATGAACCCACAAGCATGAATGGGGCGACCGATATCTGA